One genomic window of Opitutia bacterium includes the following:
- a CDS encoding MBL fold metallo-hydrolase — MKIYPLPSGPIQTIGYLLTEPPAGEAVLVDAPADVWEKVQPILAKDGCKLVELWLTHGHWDHTQDAATIKRATGAVVRAHQADQHLIETPEVMRDFLMPGMELEGVKIDAFMRQGDRLAALGREFEVRHVPGHCPGNVLFHQAEAKAALVGDALFNGGVGRWDLPGGNFEQLAASIRGQIYTLPDETIVLPGHGPRTTVGDEKENNPFVAGVAR; from the coding sequence GTGAAAATCTATCCGCTGCCTTCGGGGCCGATCCAAACAATCGGCTACCTGCTGACCGAGCCGCCCGCCGGCGAGGCCGTGCTGGTGGACGCGCCGGCGGATGTCTGGGAGAAGGTGCAGCCGATCCTCGCGAAAGACGGATGCAAGCTCGTCGAGTTGTGGCTGACGCACGGGCATTGGGATCACACGCAGGATGCCGCGACGATCAAGCGGGCGACGGGCGCCGTCGTTCGCGCGCACCAGGCTGACCAGCATCTCATCGAGACGCCCGAGGTGATGCGCGATTTCCTGATGCCCGGGATGGAACTCGAGGGCGTGAAGATCGATGCGTTCATGCGGCAGGGCGACCGGCTCGCGGCGCTCGGGCGGGAATTTGAGGTGCGGCACGTCCCCGGCCATTGCCCCGGCAATGTGTTGTTTCACCAAGCGGAGGCGAAAGCGGCGCTCGTCGGCGACGCGCTGTTCAACGGCGGTGTCGGGCGCTGGGATTTGCCGGGCGGGAATTTCGAGCAGTTGGCGGCGTCGATCCGCGGTCAGATCTACACGCTGCCGGATGAGACGATCGTGCTGCCGGGCCACGGGCCGCGCACGACGGTGGGAGACGAGAAGGAGAACAACCCGTTCGTCGCGGGCGTGGCGCGATGA
- a CDS encoding alanine--tRNA ligase → MTSAEIRQSFLDFFARQGHTIVPSSSLLPDSPGLLFTNAGMNQFVPIFLGDRAPDVSKWAGVKPSKDTRAADTQKCIRAGGKHNDLEDVGYDTYHHTMFEMLGNWSFGDYFKKESITWGWELITKVWGIPPKRLFATIYNPDKSKGDPADRDEEAYAIWAELFRKEGLDPAIHIVNGNKKDNFWMMGDTGPCGPCSEIHFNLLPSDDEAEGRKLVNSSSPRCIEIWNHVFIQFNANADGTFAPLAAKHVDTGMGFERVAGIYATTHGFKDFSAEPSNYNSDVFAPLFTKVTALSGKTYRGTVPTKREGLTEQENIDVAFRVLADHARCVSCAIADGIMPGNDGRNYVIRRILRRGILYGKKLGFKVGDFSQLVAPVVESLGHVFPELKQQQQVIERVIRSEEESFGRTFENGMRLFHQELRSAFHDAHRKIGQSNKSILFIGDDEGHFIGSVTSTGQPLPEVKLQLADLTQSTADQLGLGTITIPGYVAFELSDTYGFPFDMTQLLARERGLTVDAEGYNLELELQRSRSRAAQKKEVIVAATEGEATDVKPTTFLGYTTLNATGTLLEIVKTEKDAFLVFDQTPFYGEMGGQAGDTGTATIAGQALQIVDTIKDKSGRHLHKLAAGVPAPTAGASVTLAVDPARRRAINRHHSSAHLIHWALRKVLGTHVRQAGTSKTPERMRFDFSHFEAMTPAQIKEVEQLVNEKVIDNAKVESYETEFDKKPEGTLAFFGDKYGKIVRVVDIGGYSRELCGGTHVSTTGEIGLIKIVAEMAVAAGTRRVEAVAGQPAFDFVSAEETALKAVNARLNAGVQDVAQKLEAVFARQKELEQKLKAFEAKASAGLADELVAKATEKDGLKFVTAVVSTDSPDALRSLGSQVLNKLGEGVVTLGTAFSDKASVVAFCSPAAIKAGHQAGKIVGEICAKLGGKGGGKPDFAMGGGKDPAKLAEVLK, encoded by the coding sequence ATGACCTCCGCCGAAATTCGCCAGTCCTTCCTCGATTTCTTCGCCCGCCAGGGCCACACGATCGTCCCGTCGTCGTCCCTGCTGCCGGACTCGCCCGGACTCCTCTTCACCAACGCCGGCATGAACCAGTTCGTGCCCATCTTCCTCGGCGACCGCGCGCCCGACGTCTCCAAGTGGGCCGGCGTGAAGCCCTCCAAGGACACCCGCGCTGCCGACACCCAGAAGTGCATCCGCGCCGGCGGCAAACACAACGACCTCGAAGACGTCGGCTACGACACCTACCACCACACGATGTTCGAGATGCTGGGCAACTGGTCCTTCGGCGACTACTTCAAGAAGGAGTCCATCACCTGGGGCTGGGAACTCATCACCAAGGTCTGGGGCATCCCGCCGAAGCGCCTCTTCGCCACGATCTACAACCCCGACAAATCCAAGGGCGATCCCGCCGACCGCGACGAGGAAGCCTACGCGATCTGGGCCGAGCTGTTCCGCAAGGAAGGCCTCGATCCCGCCATCCACATCGTCAACGGCAACAAGAAGGACAATTTCTGGATGATGGGCGACACCGGCCCCTGCGGCCCGTGCTCGGAGATCCATTTCAACCTCCTCCCCTCCGACGACGAGGCCGAGGGCCGCAAGCTCGTCAACAGCTCCAGCCCGCGCTGCATCGAAATCTGGAACCACGTTTTCATCCAGTTCAACGCGAACGCCGACGGCACCTTCGCCCCGCTCGCCGCCAAGCACGTCGACACCGGCATGGGCTTCGAACGCGTCGCCGGCATCTACGCCACGACGCACGGTTTCAAGGACTTCTCCGCCGAGCCCTCGAACTACAACTCCGACGTCTTCGCCCCGCTCTTCACCAAGGTCACCGCGCTCTCCGGCAAAACCTACCGCGGCACCGTCCCGACCAAGCGCGAAGGCCTCACCGAGCAGGAAAACATCGACGTCGCGTTCCGCGTCCTCGCCGACCACGCGCGCTGCGTCAGCTGCGCCATCGCCGACGGCATCATGCCCGGCAACGACGGCCGCAACTACGTCATCCGCCGCATCCTCCGCCGCGGCATTCTCTACGGCAAGAAACTCGGCTTCAAAGTCGGCGACTTCTCGCAGCTCGTCGCCCCGGTGGTCGAGTCACTCGGCCACGTCTTCCCCGAGTTGAAGCAGCAGCAGCAGGTGATCGAACGCGTCATCCGCTCCGAAGAGGAGAGCTTTGGGCGGACCTTTGAAAACGGAATGCGGCTATTTCATCAGGAACTCCGTAGCGCCTTCCACGACGCCCATCGGAAGATCGGCCAGTCGAATAAATCGATTCTCTTTATCGGCGACGACGAGGGGCATTTTATCGGTTCGGTAACGAGCACCGGGCAGCCTCTACCTGAAGTGAAGCTTCAACTGGCAGATCTCACGCAGAGCACGGCGGATCAGCTCGGTTTGGGAACGATCACCATTCCGGGATACGTCGCGTTTGAGCTGTCGGATACCTACGGGTTCCCTTTCGACATGACCCAACTTCTGGCGAGAGAGCGAGGCCTTACGGTTGACGCGGAGGGATACAACTTGGAACTGGAGCTTCAGCGTTCAAGGTCCCGCGCCGCGCAGAAGAAGGAAGTCATCGTCGCCGCCACCGAAGGCGAAGCGACCGACGTCAAACCGACCACTTTCCTCGGCTACACGACGCTCAACGCCACCGGCACGCTCCTCGAAATCGTGAAGACCGAGAAAGACGCCTTCCTCGTATTCGACCAGACGCCCTTCTACGGCGAAATGGGCGGCCAAGCCGGCGACACCGGCACCGCGACCATCGCCGGCCAAGCACTCCAGATCGTCGACACGATCAAAGACAAATCCGGCCGCCATCTGCACAAACTCGCCGCGGGAGTCCCCGCCCCTACCGCCGGCGCTTCCGTCACGCTCGCGGTCGATCCCGCCCGCCGCCGCGCGATCAATCGCCACCACTCTTCCGCGCACTTGATCCACTGGGCCCTGCGCAAGGTCCTCGGCACGCACGTCCGCCAGGCCGGCACGTCGAAGACGCCCGAGCGCATGCGCTTCGACTTCTCGCACTTCGAGGCGATGACGCCCGCGCAGATCAAGGAAGTCGAACAGCTCGTGAACGAGAAGGTCATCGATAACGCCAAGGTCGAATCCTACGAGACCGAGTTCGACAAGAAGCCCGAGGGCACCCTCGCCTTCTTCGGCGACAAATACGGCAAGATCGTCCGCGTCGTCGACATCGGCGGCTACAGCCGCGAGCTCTGCGGCGGCACGCACGTGTCCACGACCGGCGAAATCGGTCTCATCAAGATCGTCGCCGAGATGGCGGTCGCCGCCGGCACGCGCCGCGTCGAAGCCGTCGCCGGCCAGCCCGCGTTCGACTTCGTTTCCGCCGAGGAAACCGCGCTCAAAGCCGTCAACGCCCGCCTCAACGCCGGCGTGCAAGACGTCGCCCAAAAACTCGAAGCCGTCTTCGCCCGCCAGAAGGAACTCGAGCAAAAGCTCAAGGCCTTCGAAGCCAAAGCCTCCGCTGGTCTCGCCGACGAACTCGTCGCGAAAGCCACCGAGAAAGACGGCCTCAAATTCGTCACCGCTGTGGTCAGCACCGATTCGCCCGACGCGCTCCGCTCGCTCGGCAGCCAGGTGTTGAACAAGCTCGGCGAAGGCGTCGTGACGCTCGGCACTGCGTTCAGCGACAAGGCCAGCGTCGTCGCCTTCTGCTCGCCCGCCGCGATCAAGGCCGGCCACCAAGCCGGCAAGATCGTCGGCGAGATTTGCGCAAAGCTCGGTGGCAAAGGCGGCGGCAAGCCCGACTTCGCCATGGGCGGCGGCAAAGACCCCGCGAAGCTCGCCGAAGTCCTCAAATGA
- a CDS encoding PAS domain S-box protein, with product MAYGVFAALWIGLSDHVLVSVVQDRDTFADVAMMKGWFFVIVTSLLLLVLLRRSFSELTENIAARGAAEQLARQREEQLRALGDNLPGSYVYRLVRTEAGPRFLYASAGMELIHGITVEALLADARQLYGQISAEDNERLFTVGEQSFRTMSDFDIELRFRRADGVMRWLSLKSRPHRTEHFGVVWDGVATDITERKQVETDLRLSRAKFAQAFANNPAAIALTRLEDGLVLDVNDTWVALTGYTREEALGRSARHIWPSPEAAARFVAMLREHGVIRGWEGIFRKKNGELFVAELSTRLLTTDGEATILSTLVDVTARRRQQRRVTLLADISRRLVVGENPRSLLRGILADIARELECDMFANHMVSPNGKTLLLESCGGMPEELREKFAVLEFGSSLAGVVAERKQPLVLADLPTVTLPQAKTLIGVGLRAYCGHPLLVGDRLIGTITFGSRTRSRFVEEDVRLMKAVADQVATTLDRMRLHERLTQSEELFRQMAENIDEVFWMTSVAKNEIVYVSPGYEGVWGRTREALYANPREWLQAIVPEDAERVAVAAARQASGGYHEEYRIVRPDGSERWILDRAYPVTDDEGKVIRVVGVARDVTEQKNLEDRFLRAQRMEAVGTLASGVAHDLNNILAPILMVAGLLRERQIDAETRRYLELMEGSAQRGAGIVAQLLTFSRGIGGERIPLQVEHLVAEITRLLNETLPRNIEVVRDTARSLPAVLANPTQVHQVLMNLCINARDAMPEGGRLNLGVATRLVGDAMAAAHDHVCAGTYVVLSVQDSGHGMTPELQRRIFDPFFTTKEVGKGTGLGLSTVLGIVRGHGGFIEVDSAPGNGTRFEVFLPALGCESSAAPVADAEDLPRGNGERVLVVDDEESIRIAMREVLESAGYQVVAFPNVAEALADWPLQRDTVRVVITDLMMPGAQGWDLIYELRVDRADIPVIVCSGLGQSVTSEEAERAGVRCVLAKPFTAMTLLREVQAALN from the coding sequence TTGGCCTACGGGGTCTTCGCCGCGCTGTGGATCGGCCTGTCGGATCACGTGTTGGTGTCCGTGGTGCAGGATCGCGATACGTTCGCCGATGTCGCGATGATGAAGGGTTGGTTCTTCGTCATCGTGACGTCGTTGCTGCTGCTCGTCTTGCTGCGGCGGAGCTTCAGTGAGTTGACCGAGAACATCGCGGCGCGTGGCGCCGCCGAACAACTCGCCCGCCAACGGGAAGAGCAACTGCGCGCGCTGGGCGACAATCTGCCGGGCAGCTACGTGTATCGCTTGGTGCGCACGGAGGCCGGTCCACGTTTTCTCTATGCCAGCGCGGGCATGGAACTGATTCACGGTATCACCGTGGAAGCGCTGCTCGCGGATGCGAGGCAACTGTATGGCCAGATCAGCGCCGAGGACAACGAGCGCTTGTTCACGGTCGGCGAGCAGAGTTTTCGGACGATGTCGGATTTTGATATCGAGCTGCGATTCCGCCGAGCGGACGGAGTCATGCGCTGGCTGTCGTTGAAATCGCGGCCGCACCGCACCGAACACTTTGGCGTGGTTTGGGACGGCGTGGCCACGGACATCACCGAGCGGAAGCAGGTGGAGACGGATTTGCGCCTTTCCCGCGCGAAGTTCGCCCAGGCGTTCGCGAACAACCCGGCTGCGATCGCGCTGACGCGACTCGAGGATGGCCTCGTGCTCGACGTGAACGACACGTGGGTGGCGCTCACCGGCTACACGCGCGAGGAAGCGCTTGGCCGGAGCGCCCGCCACATCTGGCCCAGTCCGGAAGCGGCGGCAAGGTTTGTGGCGATGCTGCGCGAGCATGGCGTGATTCGCGGTTGGGAGGGGATTTTCCGAAAGAAAAACGGCGAACTCTTCGTCGCCGAGCTCTCGACGCGTCTGCTGACCACGGATGGCGAGGCGACGATCCTGTCGACCTTGGTCGACGTGACAGCGCGCCGGCGGCAGCAGCGACGAGTCACGTTGCTGGCGGATATTTCCCGCCGCTTGGTGGTCGGCGAGAACCCGCGCTCGCTGTTGCGCGGGATTTTGGCGGACATCGCCCGCGAGCTGGAATGCGACATGTTCGCGAACCACATGGTTTCGCCGAACGGCAAGACCCTGTTGCTGGAGAGCTGCGGAGGAATGCCAGAGGAGCTGCGCGAGAAGTTTGCGGTGCTGGAGTTCGGCAGCTCGCTGGCGGGCGTGGTGGCGGAGCGCAAGCAGCCGCTGGTTCTGGCCGATCTCCCGACGGTGACGCTGCCGCAGGCGAAGACGCTCATCGGTGTCGGGCTGCGCGCCTATTGCGGCCATCCGTTGCTCGTCGGCGATCGCCTGATCGGCACGATCACCTTCGGCAGCCGAACCCGCTCGCGCTTCGTCGAGGAAGACGTCCGGTTGATGAAGGCCGTCGCCGATCAGGTCGCCACGACGCTCGACCGCATGCGGCTGCACGAGCGACTGACGCAAAGCGAAGAACTCTTCCGGCAGATGGCGGAGAACATCGACGAGGTGTTCTGGATGACCTCGGTGGCGAAAAACGAGATCGTCTACGTCAGCCCCGGCTACGAGGGAGTGTGGGGACGCACGCGCGAGGCGCTCTACGCGAATCCCCGCGAGTGGCTGCAAGCGATCGTGCCGGAGGACGCGGAGCGCGTCGCGGTGGCCGCCGCGCGGCAAGCGAGCGGCGGTTACCACGAGGAATACCGCATCGTGCGGCCCGACGGCAGCGAGCGTTGGATCCTGGACCGCGCCTACCCGGTCACGGATGATGAAGGGAAAGTCATCCGCGTCGTCGGCGTGGCGCGCGACGTGACCGAGCAGAAGAATCTCGAGGATCGTTTCCTCCGCGCGCAGCGCATGGAGGCCGTGGGCACGCTCGCCAGCGGCGTGGCGCACGATTTGAACAACATCCTCGCCCCGATCCTGATGGTCGCGGGGCTGCTGCGCGAACGACAGATCGACGCGGAGACGCGCCGCTATCTCGAGTTGATGGAGGGCTCCGCGCAGCGCGGCGCCGGCATCGTGGCGCAATTGCTGACGTTCAGTCGCGGCATCGGTGGCGAGCGCATCCCGCTGCAGGTCGAGCATCTCGTGGCGGAAATCACGCGGCTGCTGAATGAGACGCTGCCGCGCAACATCGAGGTCGTCCGGGACACCGCGCGAAGCTTGCCGGCCGTGCTCGCGAATCCGACGCAGGTGCACCAGGTGCTGATGAATCTCTGCATCAACGCTCGCGACGCGATGCCGGAGGGCGGGCGCCTCAATCTCGGCGTGGCCACACGCTTGGTGGGCGATGCGATGGCTGCGGCGCACGACCACGTATGCGCCGGCACATACGTGGTGCTTTCGGTGCAGGACTCGGGTCATGGCATGACCCCGGAGTTGCAGCGACGGATTTTCGATCCGTTCTTCACCACCAAGGAAGTCGGCAAAGGCACCGGGCTGGGCCTGTCCACGGTGCTCGGCATTGTGCGCGGCCACGGAGGTTTCATCGAAGTGGACTCCGCGCCGGGCAACGGCACGCGCTTTGAGGTGTTCCTGCCAGCGCTCGGCTGCGAGAGCTCCGCCGCCCCGGTGGCCGACGCGGAAGACCTGCCACGCGGAAACGGCGAACGCGTGCTCGTGGTGGACGACGAGGAGTCGATCCGCATCGCCATGCGCGAAGTGCTCGAGAGCGCCGGATACCAAGTGGTGGCTTTCCCCAACGTCGCCGAAGCGCTGGCGGACTGGCCGTTGCAGCGCGATACGGTGCGGGTCGTGATCACGGACCTGATGATGCCCGGCGCGCAAGGCTGGGACTTGATCTACGAGTTGCGTGTGGATCGGGCGGATATCCCCGTCATCGTGTGCAGCGGGCTCGGCCAAAGCGTGACGAGCGAGGAAGCGGAGCGCGCCGGTGTGCGGTGCGTGCTGGCAAAACCCTTCACCGCGATGACTCTCCTGCGCGAGGTCCAGGCCGCGCTGAACTAG
- a CDS encoding DUF2384 domain-containing protein encodes MKARKSKTALVEHLHDNHALKDRVEEGLPVLEIVQFGKQAGFTNDELARLIQIPPRTYARRVAEKARLKVHEGERAARLMRLFDRAREIFGTDENTRGWFNAKLLALGGKTPLDYAQTEPGAREVENVLGRIEHGVFS; translated from the coding sequence ATGAAAGCCCGCAAATCCAAGACCGCGCTGGTCGAGCATCTCCACGACAACCACGCCCTGAAGGACCGCGTGGAGGAAGGACTGCCGGTGCTCGAGATCGTGCAATTCGGCAAGCAGGCGGGCTTCACCAACGACGAACTCGCGCGCCTCATCCAGATCCCACCGCGCACCTACGCCCGGCGCGTGGCGGAGAAGGCCCGCCTCAAGGTCCACGAAGGCGAGCGCGCCGCGCGGCTGATGCGCCTCTTCGATCGCGCCCGCGAGATTTTTGGCACCGACGAGAACACCCGCGGCTGGTTCAACGCCAAGCTCCTCGCCCTCGGCGGCAAGACCCCGCTCGACTACGCGCAGACCGAGCCCGGCGCCCGCGAGGTGGAGAACGTCCTCGGTCGCATCGAGCACGGCGTGTTCTCGTGA
- a CDS encoding RES domain-containing protein, protein MVVWRLCAAKYAATAFSGEGAELYGGRWSPPGLRVVYCAESRALAIVEVLANADEPDRLLHLKWNFVSATLPESAVEKPARFPTNWRQFPHPPETQAVGAAWLKAGTHLALRVPSAVVPGEFNYLVNPAHPAFAKLEIARPEPFAFDPRLL, encoded by the coding sequence CTGGTCGTCTGGCGCCTCTGCGCCGCGAAATACGCCGCCACCGCCTTCTCCGGCGAGGGCGCGGAGCTCTATGGCGGTCGCTGGTCTCCTCCCGGCTTGCGCGTCGTCTACTGCGCGGAATCCCGCGCGCTCGCCATCGTCGAAGTGCTGGCCAACGCCGACGAGCCGGACCGCCTGCTCCACCTGAAATGGAATTTCGTCTCGGCCACTTTGCCGGAGAGCGCGGTGGAAAAGCCGGCGCGCTTCCCGACCAATTGGCGCCAGTTTCCCCACCCGCCCGAGACGCAGGCCGTCGGCGCAGCCTGGCTTAAAGCCGGCACGCACCTCGCGCTGCGCGTGCCGAGCGCCGTCGTCCCGGGTGAGTTCAACTACCTCGTGAATCCCGCGCACCCGGCATTTGCCAAACTGGAAATTGCCCGGCCCGAGCCCTTCGCGTTCGACCCGCGGCTGTTGTAG
- a CDS encoding ABC transporter permease has protein sequence MSHPHASATGSSGLLAGVPGDLRHAFRLLWKSRGFAATTLLTLALCIGATTAIFSTVYSLMLKPLPFSEPARIVELYTSAKKAGLPHMPANIPFYLDYSKNATSYETLGLWSFSYNMVGEEGAVVRTPAAKATSEIFSILRVQPILGTFFTKEQNKQGADRVAVLTQSFWRAQFNESPEVIGREIRIDGDAYKIIGVAPREFEAFDARVKFVMPLSWPAGAENPQGRYGVGINLYGRLKPGATIGAADAEAKTLEKIYVDAGPPPLKAFVERSGMTMNVGGVQEQRVEPVRPTLLLLQGGVAFVLLIGCVNVANLLLARSNARQSELAIRSALGASRRIIARQLLLESLLLTGLGAVLGVLFAWGALKATNFYLAKMLPEAMAATIDLRVLGFAVALSLVVGVLIGLIPVFHVLRTNLAEVIQRGTRGASSGRGVRALSSTLVVAQVAVALMLLTGAGLLIQSFAKALEVNPGFDPSHVVTGRIALPQAHRASDEAANKIRERMLAALREIPGVSSVALGFATPFEGGLPINAFTLENDTLPPGAPQPGAFRVVVTPGYLETLGLKLVEGRFFEEGDLAPGRRVFVVDESFAKKYFPNRSALGGRFAFGPRPQKDADWPTIVGVVKDVPHNGVEEKSGNPFIYQVMLGGRPGGLTLFLRTERPAADVVVALRAKVKEIDPAIALFDTGAMAQVVDSSYDNRRAVMLLLVAFAGLALFLSALGIYGVLAYDVSQRTREIGVRGAIGASQGEIIGLILKQGLWKTGIGIVLGLVGAALLSHSMTSLLFGVKPTEPTVYAAVSLVLIAVALLASYLPARRAAKIDPLVALRDE, from the coding sequence ATGTCCCACCCCCACGCCTCCGCTACGGGTTCCAGCGGCTTGCTTGCCGGCGTCCCCGGCGACCTGCGCCACGCGTTTCGCCTGCTTTGGAAAAGCCGCGGCTTCGCCGCTACCACGCTGCTCACGCTCGCGCTCTGCATCGGCGCGACGACCGCGATTTTTTCGACGGTGTATTCGCTGATGCTGAAGCCGCTGCCGTTTTCGGAGCCGGCTCGGATCGTCGAACTCTACACGTCGGCGAAGAAGGCGGGTCTGCCCCACATGCCGGCGAACATCCCTTTCTATCTCGACTACTCGAAGAACGCGACGTCCTACGAGACGCTCGGCCTGTGGTCGTTTTCCTACAACATGGTCGGCGAGGAGGGCGCGGTGGTGCGCACGCCGGCGGCCAAGGCGACCTCCGAGATCTTCTCGATCCTGCGCGTGCAGCCGATTCTCGGCACCTTCTTCACCAAGGAGCAAAACAAGCAGGGCGCGGACCGCGTCGCGGTGCTGACCCAGTCGTTTTGGCGCGCGCAGTTCAACGAGAGCCCGGAGGTGATCGGGCGGGAAATCCGCATCGACGGCGATGCTTACAAGATCATCGGCGTGGCGCCGCGTGAGTTCGAGGCTTTCGACGCGCGCGTGAAATTCGTCATGCCCCTGAGCTGGCCGGCGGGCGCGGAGAATCCGCAGGGGCGCTACGGCGTAGGCATCAATCTTTACGGCCGACTGAAGCCCGGCGCGACGATCGGCGCGGCCGACGCCGAAGCCAAGACGCTCGAGAAAATCTACGTCGACGCCGGCCCACCGCCGTTGAAAGCCTTTGTCGAACGTTCCGGCATGACGATGAACGTCGGCGGCGTGCAGGAGCAGCGCGTCGAGCCCGTGCGGCCCACGCTGTTGCTGCTTCAGGGCGGCGTCGCGTTCGTGCTGCTCATCGGCTGCGTGAACGTCGCCAACCTGCTCCTTGCGCGGTCGAACGCCCGCCAATCGGAGCTGGCGATCCGCTCGGCGCTCGGCGCGAGCCGGCGCATCATCGCGCGGCAGTTGCTGCTCGAGAGCCTGCTGCTCACCGGCCTCGGCGCCGTGCTCGGCGTGCTGTTCGCGTGGGGCGCGCTCAAGGCGACGAATTTCTACCTCGCGAAAATGCTGCCGGAGGCCATGGCCGCGACGATCGATCTGCGCGTGCTCGGCTTCGCCGTGGCGCTCTCGCTCGTGGTCGGCGTGTTGATCGGACTAATCCCCGTTTTTCACGTGCTGCGAACCAACCTGGCCGAAGTGATTCAGCGGGGCACGCGCGGCGCGTCGTCGGGCCGCGGCGTGCGCGCGCTCAGCAGCACGCTCGTCGTGGCGCAGGTCGCCGTGGCGTTGATGCTGCTCACGGGTGCGGGACTTCTGATCCAGAGCTTTGCCAAGGCGCTCGAGGTCAATCCGGGTTTCGATCCGTCGCACGTCGTCACCGGGCGGATCGCATTGCCGCAGGCGCACCGCGCGAGCGACGAGGCGGCGAACAAGATCCGCGAGCGAATGCTCGCCGCGCTGCGCGAGATTCCCGGCGTGAGCTCGGTCGCGCTGGGCTTCGCCACGCCTTTCGAAGGCGGGCTGCCGATCAATGCGTTCACGCTCGAGAACGACACGCTGCCGCCGGGCGCGCCGCAGCCGGGAGCTTTCCGCGTCGTGGTGACGCCGGGCTATTTGGAGACGCTCGGGCTCAAGCTGGTCGAGGGACGTTTTTTTGAGGAGGGCGACCTCGCGCCGGGGCGCCGCGTGTTCGTCGTCGATGAGAGCTTTGCGAAGAAATATTTCCCGAACCGCTCCGCCTTGGGTGGCCGTTTTGCGTTCGGTCCCCGGCCGCAGAAGGACGCGGATTGGCCGACCATCGTCGGCGTCGTGAAGGACGTGCCTCACAACGGCGTGGAGGAGAAGAGCGGAAACCCTTTCATCTACCAAGTCATGCTCGGCGGTCGGCCCGGCGGCCTGACGCTGTTCCTGCGCACCGAGCGTCCGGCGGCGGACGTCGTCGTGGCGCTGCGCGCGAAGGTGAAGGAAATCGATCCGGCCATCGCGTTGTTCGACACCGGCGCGATGGCGCAGGTCGTCGACTCGTCTTACGACAATCGCCGCGCCGTCATGCTGCTGCTCGTGGCGTTCGCGGGCTTGGCGCTGTTTCTCTCGGCCTTGGGCATCTACGGCGTGCTCGCCTACGATGTTTCGCAGCGCACGCGCGAGATCGGCGTGCGTGGCGCGATCGGCGCGTCGCAGGGCGAGATCATCGGCCTGATCCTGAAACAAGGCCTGTGGAAAACAGGCATTGGCATCGTGCTCGGCTTGGTCGGTGCCGCGCTGCTGAGCCACTCCATGACGAGCCTTCTCTTTGGCGTGAAACCCACGGAGCCGACCGTGTATGCGGCGGTGTCGCTCGTGCTGATCGCGGTGGCATTACTCGCCAGCTACCTGCCGGCGCGCCGCGCGGCGAAGATCGATCCCCTCGTGGCGCTGCGCGACGAATAG